A portion of the Mytilus galloprovincialis chromosome 12, xbMytGall1.hap1.1, whole genome shotgun sequence genome contains these proteins:
- the LOC143054253 gene encoding thrombospondin-1-like, producing MLTSLYIIDNNLTTFNPITNNSFGILNELGLRGNPFVCCTMKEFVDWTKTVSWEFFDGSCTDFNESTPILRFNTSTCIVPVDGRWSAWNNSTCSVTCGVGIVSSSRTCDSPLPSHGGNQCSGEANITTSCNLEDCPVDGGWSSWTNATCSLTCGVGIVSSSRTCDSPLPSAGGKQCIGEANITTSCNLVDCPRPCRRSRKR from the exons ATGTTGACCAGTTT ATATATAATAGATAACAATCTAACCACCTTTAATCCAATTACTAATAATAGTTTTGGAATACTGAATGAATT AGGTTTGAGGGGGAACCCATTCGTCTGCTGTACAATGAAAGAATTCGTAGATTGGACCAAAACAGTATCATGGGAATTCTTTGACGGATCGTGTACTGATTTCAATGAAAGTACACCGATCCTACGTTTCAATACATCAACATGTATTGTTCCAG TTGATGGTCGATGGAGCGCGTGGAATAACTCCACATGTTCTGTGACCTGTGGAGTAGGCATTGTGTCTAGTAGCAGAACATGTGACAGTCCCCTTCCATCTCATGGCGGAAATCAATGTTCTGGTGAAGCAAATATCACGACATCTTGTAACTTAGAAGATTGTCCAG TTGATGGTGGATGGAGCTCCTGGACTAACGCAACATGTTCTTTGACCTGTGGAGTAGGCATTGTATCTAGTAGCAGAACATGTGATAGTCCCCTGCCATCTGCTGGTGGAAAACAATGTATTGGTGAAGCAAATATCACGACATCCTGTAACTTAGTAGACTGTCCAA GACCGTGCAGACGTTCAAGAAAAAGGTAA